A stretch of the Nitrospirota bacterium genome encodes the following:
- a CDS encoding DsrE family protein, which translates to MKKEIALFLSTTPYSYENTHTVIRLAEAALEKGHGVRLIASGDGVFTIVKGQVPQALKALQDLVGKGMKVDI; encoded by the coding sequence ATGAAAAAAGAAATAGCCCTTTTTTTGTCCACCACGCCCTATAGCTACGAAAACACCCACACGGTAATCAGGCTGGCGGAGGCCGCTCTGGAAAAAGGGCACGGCGTGCGCCTCATAGCCTCGGGCGACGGCGTCTTCACCATAGTCAAGGGGCAGGTGCCGCAGGCCCTGAAGGCGCTCCAGGACCTCGTGGGAAAGGGCATGAAGGTGGACATATGA